In a genomic window of Chaetodon auriga isolate fChaAug3 chromosome 1, fChaAug3.hap1, whole genome shotgun sequence:
- the sinhcafl gene encoding SIN3-HDAC complex associated factor, like isoform X1: MFGFHKSKIYRSNDGCCICKTKSSSSRFTDSSRYEETFRLCFGLSEDRVGDICNACVLLVKRWKKLPNGSKKNWNHVVDARAGPGFKVTKPKKIKNSDGKKKSKLKKLHKLKRQTDSDAHSTTSSVSPAQSPSYSNQSDDGSDIESKQRRSTPSIFSFLDRSYWKRQKVCCGIVYKGRFGEVIIDPRLFKPCCSSKKQKTLATTQVATHLPDTLPPQLPEDVKESW, from the exons ATGTTTGGCTTTCACAAGTCAAAGATCTACCGGAGTAACGACGGCTGTTGCATCTGCAAGACCAAGTCCTCCAGTTCACGCTTCACAGACAGCAGTCGATATGAGGAGACGTTCAGACTGTGTTTTGG gcTGTCTGAAGATCGTGTTGGAGACATTTGCAATGCCTGTGTGTTACTGGTGAAGAGGTGGAAGAAGCTGCCTAATGGCTCCAAGAAGAACTGGAACCAT GTGGTGGATGCCAGAGCTGGGCCAGGCTTCAAGGTGACAAAACCCAAGAAGATCAAGAACAGTGAcgggaagaagaagagcaagcTAAAGAAGCTGCACAAATTAAAGAGACAAA cAGACTCAGATGCCCACAGTACAACCTCCAGTGTGTCTCCTGCGCAGTCCCCCAGTTACAGCAACCAGTCAGATGATGGCTCAGACATCGAGTCCAAACAAAGGCGCTCGactccctccatcttctctttCTTGGACCGTTCATACTGGAAAAG GCAAAAGGTGTGCTGTGGCATTGTCTATAAGGGGCGGTTTGGAGAGGTGATTATCGACCCTCGACTCTTCAAACCCTGCTGCAGTTCCAAAAAACAGAAGACACTGGCGACCACGCAAGTGGCCACACACCTCCCAGACACACTTCCTCCCCAGCTCCCAGAGGACGTGAAGGAAAGCTGGTGA
- the sinhcafl gene encoding SIN3-HDAC complex associated factor, like isoform X2, which produces MFGFHKSKIYRSNDGCCICKTKSSSSRFTDSSRYEETFRLCFGLSEDRVGDICNACVLLVKRWKKLPNGSKKNWNHVVDARAGPGFKVTKPKKIKNSDGKKKSKLKKLHKLKRQNSDAHSTTSSVSPAQSPSYSNQSDDGSDIESKQRRSTPSIFSFLDRSYWKRQKVCCGIVYKGRFGEVIIDPRLFKPCCSSKKQKTLATTQVATHLPDTLPPQLPEDVKESW; this is translated from the exons ATGTTTGGCTTTCACAAGTCAAAGATCTACCGGAGTAACGACGGCTGTTGCATCTGCAAGACCAAGTCCTCCAGTTCACGCTTCACAGACAGCAGTCGATATGAGGAGACGTTCAGACTGTGTTTTGG gcTGTCTGAAGATCGTGTTGGAGACATTTGCAATGCCTGTGTGTTACTGGTGAAGAGGTGGAAGAAGCTGCCTAATGGCTCCAAGAAGAACTGGAACCAT GTGGTGGATGCCAGAGCTGGGCCAGGCTTCAAGGTGACAAAACCCAAGAAGATCAAGAACAGTGAcgggaagaagaagagcaagcTAAAGAAGCTGCACAAATTAAAGAGACAAA ACTCAGATGCCCACAGTACAACCTCCAGTGTGTCTCCTGCGCAGTCCCCCAGTTACAGCAACCAGTCAGATGATGGCTCAGACATCGAGTCCAAACAAAGGCGCTCGactccctccatcttctctttCTTGGACCGTTCATACTGGAAAAG GCAAAAGGTGTGCTGTGGCATTGTCTATAAGGGGCGGTTTGGAGAGGTGATTATCGACCCTCGACTCTTCAAACCCTGCTGCAGTTCCAAAAAACAGAAGACACTGGCGACCACGCAAGTGGCCACACACCTCCCAGACACACTTCCTCCCCAGCTCCCAGAGGACGTGAAGGAAAGCTGGTGA